Sequence from the Peromyscus maniculatus bairdii isolate BWxNUB_F1_BW_parent chromosome 11, HU_Pman_BW_mat_3.1, whole genome shotgun sequence genome:
CCAGCTcagaaaatgttatttaaatccTGAAGCAATTTCTTGATCTTGCCCCTTGCTTGAAAAACAAGTAcagttaaaaaatgaatgaaagaaagaaaatttaatagcGAAATAAAATGGGGCAAAATATTTACAATGAAAGTTAAATCTCTTGTTAAAATTCTATTTGATCATTTTAAGTTACATGTCAgtcttttgtctgtgtgtgtatggttgaTGATTTTGAAATCAtagaagggcatcagatcccctgatctggagttatggatagttgtgaaccacctaccatgtaggtgatgggaatcaaacctgggtccttttgTAAGAGCAgcccatgttcttaaccactgagccatttctccagcccccaaggttAAATCTTGTTTCAAAGTTTTATTCATCCTTTACACTAGGCTATTATTACAAAATTACTTGCATAATAGGATCCAAGGGGAACTAACTGTGTTTATATCAATaatgatttcaattttcttacatttaaaaCTGTAGCTACTTGAATTGGAAAGATGAGTCAATATTTgtggtggtttttcttttaataaaaatgtctcccatagactcatacatttgaatacttagtcatgAAAGTTAAAAAGGTTTAGAAAGATTAGGAGTATGGCTTagttggaaaaagtgtgtcacaaggtgggctttgaggtttcaaaagcccacaccaccacacctagtctctctctgtccaagaatcaggatgtagctctcagcaaCTACATGAGTCCAATGCTCCGGTGGCATGATGATGATGGCCTAAGTCTCTAGAATTGTAGGCAAGTCAATCAattctcaattaaatgctttctttataaaagttgacttggtcatggcgtctcttcacagcaataggacagtgactaagacagaagttgccACCAGAGGTTGTGACAGACATGCTGTCTGTTTTAGGAATATGGAAGAATTTGTGAtgttggactagaaaagcagttgcaCACTTTAAGTGAAGCTTAATAAGTCATCCTAGTACTAACATGGAGGATAGTAATGAGGGCAATTTAAACTGCCTGGGTCCAGATCAAGAAATCTGGGGGGAGGGTGGAATATTAGTAAGAGGCCTAGACACCATTCCTGAGATATTTTGGCAAAAAGTGTAGCTGCTTTCTACCATTgtcctaaaaatctgcctgaggctaaattgatgAGTGTTGGACTAATAGTGTTGCAGAGCAGATTTCAAAAGAGCCTAGCATGACTGTTTCAAATGGTTGTTAGTGGTCACTCTTATGCAGATATACAATGAAAAGGAGTAAGCTAGACTTTTACACAATGTACAATTTGAAGAAATAGGAAGGACCAGGTAATATAATATAGCTAAGTTCAGTGCttaaggacaatttttttttttttcaaaaggtctGGTGCTAAGTGGAACAAAGGGAGTGGTGACTTTGGGGGAAAGACACCACTCAGCtaaacttccaacttgtgaaagggaattaaagaaaagcttaagcagtgaagaaaaccaccaccaacagaaTGCTGATGCAAATGTAATTGAAAGTGTGGAccaagttccagccccagcaaggagCAGAAGCTGATAGTTTAGGCCACATGGTTCAGGCTTTAGAGTCAAAGATATAAGAAAGGGGTTGGGGATTCTCCCTCCTTATCTCAGGAAAGCTGCCAAGATCAGGAGATTTCTAGGGATATCtttgcatggaggcccagagaggccaatGAAAAAAGCTATGGAGGTGAagtctggattgtgttggagatcctgagatgccagagtcatagaATACCTGCAGAGAAGAGCTGCAGACCAGGTGTGGAGTCAGCCCGAGAGAAAACAGTGCTGCAATCCAAAAAGCTGGAAGGAGTTGGATTTCAGAAGagtactttgacatcagacatggagatgcagagtttggaatttgcccTGCTAGTTTTCCTGCTCTCACTATATTTCCATTCCTCCCTTTTGTATGTTGATGTATATACTGTGCCATTGTATTTTGGAAgctctttattttttgattttgattttgtggGGGAATGGTTGTAGCTAAGatattgccatgagtctcagaaaaaaaaaaattaaactttggacttttatactgttgagactgtgatagacaatggtgacttttgaagttggactaaattcATTCTTGAATTGTTATATGGCTAAAAGCCTATAGGGGCACCAGGGAGTGGGATGTgctggtttgagtgagaatggccccccaccccttcctgtggGCTCATATAGTTGAATCCTTAGTCctccagggagtggaactctttgataggattaggaggaatagaaagtgtggccttggaggaattTGTGTCATTGtgggtaggttttgaggttttaaaagcctgtgccagctcccccTCACCCATCTGCCTGGATACAGCTCTTGGCTACTGTTCCGGGGCTGTgtttcctgctgtgatgataatggagtaagCCCCTTaaactataagcaagtccccccaggactgagatcgacctgatagactcagtccaggcaggtcgggtggatctcagtcctggggggaggctttgccctggaggaggtgggaatagggggtgggctggggggaaggggaggggagcaggaagggggagaacaagggaatctgtggctgttatgtagaactgaatggtattgtaaaataaaaatgccttggtcatagtgtggcttcacagcaatagaacagtgactaaggaaatgtcttacagaggacctgaccACAGTTGGGTTCTCAACACCTACCTCAGGCATTTTCAAGAGATTTAACACCCTCTTCTTAACTCTGAATACACCTGAACTCACATAACCACATACCTATTCACATATACATGTAGAAACAAAGTTttgaataatattaaaaataaatagggtAGTTCGAGTCCTCAATGATGCCCTGGAGTCCTGCGATACCAGGTGTGGGTCCTACCTACTCAAGAGTGACAAGAAAGGGATCGACCCCTTGCATATTAACAGTGATTGCTGTTAACTGTGATGGTGATGGTCATGAGGATCTTAATTGAAGAACAGCGCAGTGGTCACAGAATCATGCCTAAAAAGGTACATCAAAATCATGTGGTGGTTTTTCAAACTTAAGATTCCTAGCCCTGCCGGAAGGAAAGAGAACAGCACTCCTTTCTCATCCTCCTAATCTCTGTGCACCcagcattttattttgaaatacctCTACATATACACTTAATGCTAAGTGTTTCCAGTGGGAGGTCCCGCTTGAGGCCTTGGGGAATAAATGTCAGCCATTCTGTGCTGGGGAACTTTAATGGGGATGGAGTGAATGCAAGAACGTGAAGAGAGAAGATGAGCTAAGTCATATAAAGAGTATGAAGAAATTAAACCCAGAGAAGTGGTAGTGAGTGCATTCTGATTTGATGGTCAAGAGAGCACATCTGGAAGGAAGCACATCTGGAAGGAAGCACATTTGGAAGGCAGGAGCTCGGCTGAGACCTGCATGACAAGGAGCCAGGAGAGTCAAACACAAATTCTGTGGAGAATCTTCAAGAGAAAGGCctacagggagctggagagatgactcagagtcCAAGAGCACCCGTGGCCTTtgcaagttcagttcccagcacccacatggtggctcacaactatccataactccagttctaggggatccaatgccctcctccaACCTCCATAAGTACCGGGccggcatgtggtacacagacatatatgcaggcaaaacacttacacaaatgaaatgaaaatatttagaaagagaGAAGACTTCAGATTTACCATAGTAGTTTTCCTAGTGACTAATTTTGGAAGAGATGGCCAGTCAGTACCTGGAAGTTGAATTTATATTGTGAATCTTCAAGAAGTACACACAGATGTTGAAATAGATTCCTGTCAGTGATTTCACAAACACTGaaagtgaaaaaatatttatctttgaaGTTCCAAGCCAAATGGCCAGACAGGTCTCCTCTGTGAAGTTGTGTAAGAAGCCTCTGAGGAAAAAAATTTCTCTTCGTAACTgaaggaagaactgagaaaaggaatAAGCGGAGAGTGTCATCCCATAGACCACTGTTCAGAAATTCTTCAAGTTAAACTCAAATCTGATGTACCAGAACCAACCGGTACCTCTGTTGTTCCCTATTGAGACAACTTGCCAAAATGTCCAGTTCAAAGGCTCCTTAGTTCCCTTTGACGGTGAAGTAAAGACATTTGTAGATGGACGCCACCATTAGTCACCTGCAGTCTTCAGAGAAACCATACAAAGGAACCTGTAACTGTAATGACTCCTGGAAGGCGCTTATCACAACCCAGATGGTCAGCTCAAGAAACCCCCCGCTTCAGAGACACTATACAGATGTGGTCAGTGTGGTGAGAGCTTCACTCAGAACTGATGCTTCATCAGAGAGACCGCCTGAAAGGAAAAGCCTGTGGGTGTGAGCCTTGTGGGTCAGGCCTCACCAGGAGCTTGTCTGCTGTCCACCAAGCAGTCCCCATGGATGGGAAACCGTACAAGTGTGACAGGTGTGGGAAGGGCTTCACCAGGAGCTCAAGTCTGCTCATCCATCATGTTGTCCACACAGGTGAGAAACCGTACAAGTGTGAACGGTGTGGGAAGGGCTTCAGCCAGAGCTCCAAGCTGCACATCCACCAGAGAGTCCACACCggagagaagccctatgagtGTGAGGAGTGTGGCATGAGCTTCAGTCAGTGGTCAAACCTGCACATCCACCAGCGTGTCCACACAGGAGAGAGGCCCTACAAGTGTGGGGAATGTGGGAATGGCTTCAGCCAGAGCTCAGACCTTCGAATCCACCTCAGAGTGCACACTGGGGAGAAGCCCTACCACTGTGGCAAGTGTGGCAAGGGCTTCAGCCAGAGCTCCAAACTCCTCATCCATCAGAGAGTGCACACCGGGGAGAAGCCCTATGAGTGCATCAAGTGTGGGAAGAGCTTCAGCCAGAGCTCCAGCCTGCACATCCACCAGCGGGTTCACAGGAAGGACCTTCACTGAGTAATGAGTCCGCTCAGGGTTTCAGGATACTTTCATTGTGAAGATAAATGTTTCATGGCCGAGGGCAGAGATCAGCATggataaagccctgggtttgagttcCACTACCCACCCCACAAAACTTCCAACTTAATACTTTGTACttgaaggagtgtgtgtgttcatgtagagAGGATACACGTGCTGTGCagatatgtacatgcatgtttgcacatgtgtatggaggtcagaggacatcttagGTGCTCAGATGTTTGTCACCTTTTTAAGACTGGGATCAGTCACTTGTGGTATGGAATGTCACTGAGTTCCatgatctacctgtctccacttctcagcTCACCCTGGCTAGGATTACACGTTGTgataccacacccagcttttgtaTGTGGATTCTGTCTCAAGCTTACAGGACAAgagctttactgactgagctatctccccatgCCGCGGCTTAAATACTTTTGAACCTTTGTATTCCTCAAAAGACAGAGATAGTAAGGGTTATTCAGATGTAATccctcacaggaaaaaaaaaaaatcaatccttcATTAAAAGTATCTGAGCACCCAGCACATTTCATATTCTACAATGAATGGATAATTCTTGTTTCTCAGATGGGTAGAGTGTACACTGCAATTCTGCTAGTGTTGTTAGAAGTATATTCCACAATTTTAACTGAAAGAACTTTGTTTTTTTCCACGCACAGTATGTTTCCTTTGTTCATATTCTCTGAGAAATTGAATTCACATGtcctttcaataaataaataaacaaataaataaatagatcccTAAATATGCTTACTGAGTATGCCTACGCctctattttataatttaaagacTTTGGACACAGGAAGTTAAGTTGTACCATGGTTTGCCATGACAGTGGCAAATTTAGTTTATCTATGGATAAAACTCCCCTTTACCCTGTTCAAAAGTTTTGAAAGttgtattattgtttttttaGTTTCACTTTCGTTAAGAATGTAATTTAAGTAATGTAATATAACTTCAGCTTTTCATGCTTTCAACAGTGTTCCTTGATCCCAGATGATAGATTCACAACAGGCCCCCACAGTTGCGCATGTCtggcagacctagacacttccacctagccagttccaggtcaaaatagccatttccgggtcaaggcgtcttgcatgaccaggaccctgtggctttgcatggttgtgtaagaGCGCGcaatgcaaccatgtgatctatgcgcatgtgtggagtagccacatggacCTACAGCGCAtgcgccacccagcctttataagccagcaccatattcctggcttccttcttctccacacacgtgtctttTCCACAGGCCTGAACATGCGTATCTGTCtctcttattttaataaaactcttattagtggattctgtcgtgtttcatgacatttcctcacagAGTCCACACATCTTCAGTTTTATGAAATTCCCCATTCATcccttgagactctgtctcccctTTGGCTTAATTTAGATACTATCAAGGTATATGGAGAAGTCCAAAGACCACTTTCTTATCAACTAAGCATAACTTTTGATTAATTCTTACAatctatttttatcatatttattccCACTTCGCCCTGTAACTACTCCTAgatccacacccacccacccctggaaatttcatttcttcttttgtctttttaaaaataacccaaCAATTTGTACTGCTCATATACTGATGGGTGTTGGACCATCCACTAGAGAATGGTTGACATACTAGGGACCAGACCATTAAGAAAGCTGacagagaagcatggcagcaaagGGCTTTCATGATGGCAGGGTCAGGAACCCAAGGAATCATATTCTAATACTCTAACAGAAACACAGAGTACGATGTAAACAGCGTGGGGTGAGGCTTTAACCTCTCACAGCTAATCTAAATGATGTATTTACTCCAGCAACACTGCATCTCCCAACAATACAGCTCAACAGAATCACAAACTGAGTACTGAATGGTCAAACGCCTAAGCATGTGGgaaacatttcttattcaaatcaccacatccCAAAACCTTTGCTCCCTTAGGCTTATGGCCATTTCATAAAGCCACATGTATTTTGTCAAACCTCAAAATTCCCCCAAATCTTTTAGTCTCAAAACTGTTTAAATCTTCAGAGTTTCTTCACAGACTCAAGGAAATCTCTTAATTGCTAtgttccataaaataaaaaaagaaaattacatactTTCATCATACAATGGCAGAGTATACATTAGCATTCCAAGTGGagggatggagacacagagaggcaaTACTGAACCCCAGAAGGAACAAACCCAGCAGTGAAAGCACCAAATCCTGTGGTTTTGGGTCCCATGTCTGGGACTTTAATTTCAAAGGGCTTAGTTAGCCCTACTCCTCCAGCTTTCCTGACTACTACACACATCtcctgggctggttccactccctgtatTCAGCTCTCCTCATCAGAGACTTCACATCTTTGGCATCCTTAGCattttgtgtttgctttcatAGCTTCACCCAATGATCTTTCAGGGTTCCCTGTACTTCCTGTGCCTTCACCCAGGGATTGTTGTCTAGCCACATGATGTCTGTTTCTGGTGGTTCTCTGCAACCAAAGAAGAATTCATGATCccatctattggagaaattattttagccactccacgtagttaaaaggatatttattaaatggtgtaactcacaaattaagtactgggtaggtcgcagggtctggggagggtgtaacgcagtccagcggtgttcttcggagctctgcacagtcaatctgcaccggtcagcgttccggcaccgagagagcgcccagagcgagcgctggcccatccagctctcaggtccccaggcgcctcccctcaccctgcctcataggcgtgacagttgccagagtctcaatgggggttggaacttccagaaccaagctggaatggctacccactacactcatcCCTTTAATGTCATTAAAGGAAGTACCATGGGCACAATACTGCCAAGTTTGGTTGCCAGCTTGTGGTGGACCCTGAAACCTTGAATCATATCACATGTAGTTTTTCTATTCAGTTGCTTTCTAGAAGCAGACAGCTCCTTACATTCTCTTTCACTAGTTGAACATCTGTAAGGATATTATTGTGTACTAGGATAACAATATTCTCTGATCTCCATAGATCCTCTGGCCATAGCAAGCGGGCCAGCAACAGACAAAGGGGTGTATGGTCCAAGGTGAAACAATAATGTTGAAAAATTATTggtaaataaatcacacacacactttacgtGCAGCTTAAAAGTGCAAGGCTAGGGACAGAACACTGTAAACTTGCTACTACTTGGTTTATCACACATTGAAAGAGTTAGCTAATTGTCAAAAGACTGGAATTTGGCTATTTCTCTTTAGGAAGTAACTTCACCCAAAGCATCATATATGTGACAGACATAGGCTAACCAAGAGAGTAGCTAGAAAATTATGTCTTCGAGTCCTGAGGGGCTTCATTTCTATCTTAATCCTTTTGAAAAATCTATCCCCCCAACATACTTGTTATTTAAGGACCTTGCTTCCCCACCTATACACATGGTACAAATAACTAGGCTTGCAAGGCCTCAACTGAAGGACAAAGGGCCAGCAACAAAAGGGCACGCAGGCAGAGTAGTCTCAGAGTTATCTGGGCATGGGGTGAGGAAGCAATCAAGCAGATGAGTCACCTGCCCCATTGTTCTTCACCAAATGTATAAGCTACTGGAAACAGTGACAAAGAGGCCAGCCAACATGGCAAGTGGGAAACTTCCCTCCCCAGTCCTTTCTCCCTCGGAAGATGATGAGTCCTTGGGTATTTTCTAAGTGTCTCTTAGCTTAGGAATATCAGTATAAGTCAACATCCTGGTTCTCTGTTGAATATGGTCACCATGGTATCTCCATCAGAGCctccactctcttctctcctaGAGGAGGTGAAGAGTAATTGGGGCTTGCAATTATGCTACTTGTGCTTAGAGGGAGAGCTCCATGACTGGGAAGGAGTCCTCAGAATGTCAAAACTCATGGTCACATCTGAGTCCTCCTTTGTGCTTTTTCAGTCAGGCATACTGTCCGTGGGTAGGGAGGAATTCTTGAATCCTGTAGGAACTcagtggtggtagaggtggttgTCTCCGACATCATCAAACTCATTCCAGTTCCACGGTATGAAAACACTGAACATCTAAAAACGGTAGAACAAGATGCAGAGAAATCAGAATTAATAGCTCCATTGAAAGAGGCAAACAGCTCCCTTCAGCATGGTTGGGGGCCCCAGAGCCCCATGAGATTTGCTACACAGACTCTGGGTTAGATATTTTACAAAGCCCTTCAGTCCTTCTTTTGACTATATTAGTCCCATTTTGATATCTGCCTCAATATCTTCCTGAATCCCTCCTTGCCATGccttctgggaacaagaagacACCATTATAAGGGGCTGCCACTACCTCTTCTGTCTATGTTCCTctaactctctctctcacctgagccttgggaggaaggaTGTGATATGGATATTTCATTTGTGTCTGCAGAACCTTGCTTCTCTAAAATCTCACATTCTACTCTATAATCACAGCCAAGTTTCCATGGCCTAGCctaaatatttattgtttgttgtgATCCTGTAAGCAATGTTTATACTCAGACCGTTGTTACTTCTGAAACATTCTCCACTATGAACTTCAGGAAACTGTCATTTTCCCCTGCCTAATAATTAAATCTAAACACTGCATTCTGTTCTGCTGAAGCTACCACTCACATTCTTAgtatttttagtattattttttaattgaaaataaattttcatataatatatctgatcaca
This genomic interval carries:
- the LOC102919605 gene encoding uncharacterized protein LOC102919605 — encoded protein: MLHQRDRLKGKACGCEPCGSGLTRSLSAVHQAVPMDGKPYKCDRCGKGFTRSSSLLIHHVVHTGEKPYKCERCGKGFSQSSKLHIHQRVHTGEKPYECEECGMSFSQWSNLHIHQRVHTGERPYKCGECGNGFSQSSDLRIHLRVHTGEKPYHCGKCGKGFSQSSKLLIHQRVHTGEKPYECIKCGKSFSQSSSLHIHQRVHRKDLH